The uncultured Celeribacter sp. genome includes the window TTTCGGCAGAAATATCAACGCGGTGATTGGTCGAGCTATCGATGTCGAGCATCGACAGAGACACCTGAACCACAGGGCGCTTCAGGTAGGGTTCGTCAAATTCCACGGCCCGGCGAAGCTCTCGCGGGCCCTTGCCGGTCCACATCGCACCACCGTCCTGAAAATCAGAAAACAGCAACAGGCTTCCCTCAGCAATTCCCAGCTGATGACTGTCTATTCTGAGCATTGTTTCCCCCGGTTCACCGGATGCATTCTGCGCAGTCTTCCGCCAAAAGAAAAGGCCCCGAAAACCGGAGCCTTTCAAATCATTTCCCACAAACCCCCTCAGAGGTTGGTGTGGAACCCGAGGTCCTCGACGATATGGATGAGATCAGCGAGGAATTTCTCTGTCGCGTGATGCTCGTCCGGATGCGCCTCTTCGTGAGCCTTCGTAGCTTTCGCGATCAGGTCGGTGACGACCTCTTGGGACATTTCCCCACGCGGCATAGCCATTTCAGCCAGAACCGAGATGGTGTCTGCGGACAGTTCCGCAAAGCCACCGGTCACGATGAATTGCTCCTCAACGCCTGCGCCAATCGCGGTCAGCAGACCGGGACGAAGCGACAGGATGGTCGGCTCATGGCCGGCCATCGCAGTGAGATCACCTTCAGAACCCGGGATCCGGACCTGCTCAACCTCGACGGAAGCCAGCTTCCGCTCGGGAGAGACGAGATCGAATTGGACATTAGCAGCCATAAAAGGCCTCCTTCCGGGTTACGTCTTAGGCTGCTTCCGCGGCCAGTTTCTCGGCTTTTTCGAGCACCTCTTGGATGCCGCCAACCATGTAGAAGGCTGCTTCCGGCAGGTGGTCGTATTCGCCAGCCACAACCGCCTTAAAGGACGAAATCGTATCTTCGAGCGGAACCTGCACACCGTCGGAGCCGGTGAACACTTTCGCCACGTCGAACGGCTGGGAGAGGAAGCGCTGGATCTTACGGGCACGGGCCACGGTAAGTTTGTCTTCTTCAGACAGTTCGTCCATGCCGAGAATAGCAATGATGTCCTGCAGCGACTTGTAGCGCTGGAGGATACCCTGGACGTCACGGGCAACCTGATAGTGCTCTTCGCCGATCACGAGCGGGTCCATGAGGCGCGAGGTCGAGTCGAGCGGGTCCACAGCGGGGTAGATGCCGAGCTCGGAGATCGCACGGTTAAGCACGGTCGTCGCGTCAAGGTGGGCGAAGGTCGTGGCCGGTGCGGGGTCGGTAAGGTCATCCGCGGGCACGTAAACAGCCTGGATCGAGGTGATCGAGCCGTTCTTGGTGGAGGTAATCCGTTCCTGCATCGCCCCCATGTCGGTTGCCAGCGTCGGCTGGTAGCCCACAGCGGAGGGGATACGACCCAGAAGCGCGGACATTTCCGAACCCGCTTGGGTAAAGCGGAAGATGTTGTCCACGAAGAACAGAACGTCGGTCCCCGTCGCATCACGGAACTGCTCGGCCAGCGTCAGGCCGGTCAGAGCGATACGGGCACGCGCACCCGGCGGCTCGTTCATCTGGCCGTAGACCAGAGCGATTTTCGAGTCGGGCAGGTTGTCGGGCGTCAGAACGCCGGATTCGATCATCTCGTGGTAGAGGTCGTTACCTTCACGGGTCCGCTCACCCACACCGGCAAACACGGACAGACCCGAGTGCACCTTCGCGATGTTGTTGATGAGTTCTTGAATGAGAACGGTTTTACCAACGCCCGCACCGCCAAAGAGGCCGATTTTACCGCCTTTGGAATAGGGGGCGAGGAGGTCAATCACCTTGATGCCAGTGACGAGGATTTCGGCCTCGGTGGCCTGCTCATCGAAGTCGGGTGCGTCGGCGTGGATCGGGCGGAATTCATCGGCCTCAATCGGGCCTTTTTCGTCAACCGGATCACCGGTGACGTTGAGAATACGACCGAGCGTCGCGGTGCCCACCGGCACGGAGATCGGGCCGTCGGTGTCGGTCACTTCCTGACCGCGCACAAGACCTTCGGTTGCGTCCATTGCGATGGTGCGCACGGTGTTTTCACCAAGGTGCTGCGCCACTTCGAGGACCAGACGGTTGCCGTTATTGTCCGTTTCAAGCGCGTTGAGAATTGCGGGAAGCGCATCATCGAACTGCACGTCCACAACGGCGCCAATCACCTGAGTGACTTTGCCTTTTGCGTTTGCCATGTTTCGTTACTCCGGGTTCTTAGAGCGCTTCAGCGCCCGAAATGATTTCGATAAGCTCGTTGGTGATCACGGCCTGACGCGAGCGGTTATACTCGACTGTCAGCTGGTCGATCATGTCACCTGCGTTGCGGGTTGCGTTGTCCATGGCGGACATCCGCGCCCCCTGTTCAGAAGCGGCATTTTCGAGCAGGGCCGAGAAGATCTGCGTCGCCACACCCCGCGGCAGAAGGTCGGCAAGGATGCCTTCTTCGGACGGTTCGTAGTCGTAGAGAGCGGAAACGGCGCCCTCTTCGGCTTCATAGGCGGCGGGAATGATCTGCTGGGCGGTCGGGACCTGGGTCACAACGTTCTGGAACTGGGCGTAAAAGATCGTCGCAACGTCGAACTCGCCGCCGTCGAAACGGGCCAGCAGGTCCTTGGCAATGGCCTGCGCGTTGACATAGCCGATTTTCTTCACCTCGGTCAGATCGACGTGATCCACCATCAGATCCCCGTAATCGCGTTTCAGCTGCTCACGGCCTTTCTTGCCAACGGTGATGATTTTCACCGTTTTGCCTTTGGCCTGAAGCTCCGCGATACGGGTTTTTGCAAGCTTCACGATGTTGGAGTTAAAGCCACCGCAAAGCCCCTTTTCAGAGGTCATCACAACAAGCAACTGCACATCGTCTTTCCCCGTCCCGGCCAGAAGCCGGGGCGCGGTGTCAGAGCCACCAACCGAAGCGGACAGCGCACCCAGCACAGCGTTGAAACGCTCTGCATAGGGGCGCGAGGCCTCGGCCGCATCCTGGGCACGGCGGAGTTTAGCCGCCGCGACCATCTGCATGGCCTTCGTGATCTTCCGCGTGGATTTCACGCTTGAGATCCGGTTTTTAAGATCCTTGAGGCTGGGCATCTAAGCGTCCTTCAGGATTAAGCGTAGGTTTTGGCGAATTCGTCCAAAACCGCTTTGAGTTTCTCGGCCGGTTCGCCTTTGATCTTCGGATCTTCGTCGGTGATCCACTGAAGAACATCGGCTTTCTGGTTGCGCATGAACTCAAGAAGCTGGGCTTCGAACTTGCCGACTTCGGACACCGGAATGTTGTCCAGGTAACCGTTGGTGCCCGCAAAGATGGTCACAACGATTTCTGCGTTGGTCAGCGGCGCGTATTGCGGCTGTTTCATCAGCTCGGTCAGACGCGCACCCCGGTTCAGAAGTTTCTGAGTGGAGGCATCGAGGTCAGAGCCGAACTGCGCAAAGGCAGCCATCTCGCGATACTGAGCCAGCGACAATTTCACCGGACCGGCGACGGAAGACATAGCCTTCGTTTGGGCCGAGGACCCCACGCGGGACACGGACAGACCGGTGTTCACAGCCGGACGGATACCTTGGTAGAACAGCTCGGTTTCGAGGAAGATCTGACCGTCGGTGATGGAGATCACGTTGGTCGGAATAAAGGCAGACACGTCACCGCCCTGGGTCTCGATGATCGGCAGAGCCGTCAGCGACCCCGCGCCGAAATCTTCGTTCATCTTCGCAGAACGTTCCAGCAGGCGCGAATGGAGGTAGAACACGTCACCCGGGTAAGCTTCACGCCCCGGCGGACGACGCAGCAGCAGCGACATCTGACGATAGGACACAGCCTGTTTCGAAAGGTCGTCGTAGATGATCAGCGCGTGACGACCGTTGTCGCGGAAGTATTCCGCCATCGCGGTCGCGGTGTAGGGGGCGAGATACTGCATCGGCGCCGGGTCGGACGCGGTTGCAGCCACCACGGTGGTGTATTCGATCGCACCGGTTTCTTCGAGCTTTTTCACAAGCTGCGCCACGGTGGAACGCTTTTGACCAACAGCAACGTAGATGCAGTAGAGCTTCTTGCTCTCGTCATCACCGGCAGCGTCGTTGTAGGACTTCTGGTTCAGAATGGCGTCGAGCGCCACAGCGGTTTTACCGGTCTGACGGTCGCCGATGATCAGTTCCCGCTGGCCGCGGCCGATCGGGATCATGGCGTCCACGGACTTGAGGCCGGTGGCCATCGGTTCGTGCACGGATTTACGCGGGATGATGCCCGGTGCTTTCACGTCGGCGATGCGACGTTCGGAAGCGTCAATAGCGCCTTTGCCGTCGATCGGGCTGCCCAGCCCGTCGACAACGCGACCCAGCAGGGCGTCGCCGGCGGGCACGTCCACGATGGACTTGGTGCGCTTGACGGTGTCGCCTTCTTTAATGTCACGGTCGGAGCCGAAGATCACAACACCGACGTTATCGGCTTCGAGGTTGAGGGCCATCCCGCGGATACCACCCGGGAATTCAACCATCTCACCGGCTTGAACGTTGTCGAGGCCGTACACACGCGCAATACCGTCCCCGACGGAGAGCACGCGGCCCACTTCAGCAACTTCGGCTTCTTGCCCGAAGTTTTTAATCTGCTCCTTGAGGATCGCAGAAATTTCGGCTGCCTGGATTCCCATTTATCCGACCTCTTTCATTGCATTCTGGAGGGAGTTCAGTTTCGAGGCGATCGAGGTGTCGATCATCTTCGAACCCACTTTAACGACAAGACCGCCGATGAGGGCTTCATCAACGGTCGCATTGATAGTCACATCCTTGCCGAAGGTCTCGGAGAGGGTCTTGGCAAGTTTGGTAGATTGAGTCTTGGTCAGCGCCTTCGCGGACACAACCTCTGCCGTCACCTCGCCCCGCTCTTCCGCAAGAAGAGCGCTCAGCGCGGCCACAAGTTGCGGCATCGCAAAGAGACGACGGTTTTGCGCCATCAGGGACAACGTGTTGGTCACGATGCCCGACAGGCCGGCCTTGGCGGCGACGGCCTTAATGGCATTTTCAAGCTCTTCACGGGTGTAGACCGGCGAGGAGATCAACGCCTTCAGATCGTCGCTGTCGGCCAACGCGGCAGAAAGCGTCGCCACGTCCTCCTCAAGCGCCGAGATGGCGTTGCTTTCTTTGGCCAGTTCGAAAATGGCCGTTGCGTAGCGTGCGGCGATGCCGCGGGAGATCGAAGCTGGTTCGGACACGTCCACCCTTCCGATGTCTTAGGGCCCGCCCGCCATCTCCCCGCTTGGGAGACAATCGGAGCTGGGCAACTTGATTGACCCACGCTGGTATACGCAGGCAGCAAAATCAGCGTGGATGTAGCAGAGCCTCACCTTCCTCGCAACCTCGTTGCGCGAGTTTAGCGCCAACACATGCAAAGTTGCTTTCCAGACATATCAATTACTTACATCAATTCCGCGCCGTCCCGGAAAAATTATTTCGCGCGTCGCTCAGCCAACATTCACGGATTCGTGCGATTCCCGTCACAAAATGACCTTGCCACACAAAGACACCACGTCAAAACGTTCCGGCAGCCCTGCCCGCGCTTTCGGCGCAGGTTGCCCTGCTCCGGTCACAAAAAAAGGGAGCCCGAAGGCTCCCTTGGAGTAAGCGCAATATGCCTGATATTCGTTTTGCGCGTTCTGAATTACTTCAGGGAGTAGACCAGAGACACCCCGAGGGTGTTGTCGGTCTTGTCATAGCCGTCCAGCGGATCGGAGTGGTACTCGGTACGCAGGGAGGTGCGCATTGCGAGCGGGCCGTTCAGCGACACGTTGAAGCCAAGTTCGTTGGTGATCGCGGTGTCGGTTTCCGAGGTGATCACATCGGTGTCGTTGGTCAGGAACATGCCGTTGCCAAGATCGTAGTAGAACTTGGAGGCAAAGCTGCCGGCCACTTCGTCGATGTTGTCGGCCAGGGTGTCATCGGCCACTTCGGCGTAGCGCCAGCCCGGACCGGCCTGCAGCGACCAGGTCATATCGGGGGTATTCACCACACGGTAGCCAACACCCAGACCGATGAAGCTGTCGGTCTCGTAGGAGCTGAATTCATCGTATTTGGTGCGGATTTTGCCGTAGCCGTAGAAGTTCGGGTTGAACATACGGGTGTAGTCATAGGCCGCCGACAGGGTATTCGCGGTCGATTCATCGGCGTCTTCGCTGTACTGATAGCTCAGTGCGAAATCGTGACCGTTCACACCGTCACCGTAGCCGAAACGCGACCCGATGCCGATATCGGCGGTATCGGAGTTGCCGCTGGTGGCGTTGGCGGTCATCGATACAGAGCCGTACCAGCCAAGACGACCGGAGCCGTTGCCGAACTGGCGGGAGTCGCGTGCGTCGTCAAATTCGTCTTGGATTTTTTCTTCCAGTGCGTCGACGGAATCGTCCACAGCATCAACGTTGTTAAACACGGTCGTGCTCTGTGCATATGCCGGAACGGAGGCCATTACGAGCATCAGCGCTGCGAGTGAGGAGGAGATCTTTTGGGTGCTCATTATAGGTAGTCCTTCACTTAAACCTTTTACCACGATCCACGTGATCGCGTTGTGGGAGAGGACTACCGCATTCCGACAGGCGGTTTCAGGGAGAGGGATGTGTGACTTTTCCCCCTAAAGGTTAAAATACAAGCGATTTTTTGCCGAAATGCCCTACTGACGGCCAGCAGAATTCAGCCCAAACAACCCATGCATGTTTCGAAAGATTGCATGCAATCGCGGCGTGCCATCACACGGGTTTCGCATCCGGAATCGGTCGCAGCCCGTCCAGCACGCGACTCGGACGCTGCAGGGCCTCCGGGCTGCCCGAACCGCTTTGGGCATAGACCTGTTTCGAGGCTTCTACGATCAGCACGCCCCCGACCAATGCCGTCGACACACGGCGACCGAAGCGTTCCCAGAACGGGCCCCATCGCAACCAGGTCCGCCGATGCGAGGGCGGCTGATACAAAGCGGCGGCATGGCGTTCGGGCACGAAACCTGCGATCCGCAATTGCTGTTCGAGCTGGCTCAAGGAATAGGGCCGCCCGTAACCAAAGGGCGTATTGTCCGACCGCGACCAGAGCCCGGCACGGTTGGGCACGACAAACATCGCCCTGCCCCCCGGCCCGAGCACCCGCCAGCACTCTTCCAGCAATGCCGCCGGGTTGTCAGAGGCTTCAAGCGCATGCATCACCACCAGCCGGTCGACAATGCCGGTCTGCAGCGGCCAGAGCGTTTCCGGACACAGCACAGACACATTGGGCATGCCGGCAGGCCAGTGCATCACCCCCTGCTGTTCGGGCATCAACCCCACAACCCGGCGTGCGTCTGCCAGAAACGGCCGCAACAGCGGCACGGCAAAGCCAAAGCCCGCCACGGTCTGGCGCGACGCATCCGGCCAGAAGGCCACAACCTGATCGCGGATAGCGCGCTGTGCGGCGCGGCCCAATCCGGTCCGGTAGTAGAAATTTCTCAGCTCAACGACGTCGAGATACATTGCAATCCGCGGGCTTTCCCCAAATGGTTGACCCAACCATACCCCATGCCGGAGAAAACACCATGCTAGAGATTGTCACCGTCCCCGCGCTCGAGGTTTTCGACAATTACTATTTCCTCATCCATGACACGGACAGCGGACGCACCGCCGCCGTCGACTGTGGCGGCGCGGCACCTGTGTTGCGCGTGCTGGGCGAGCGCGGCTGGTCGCTTGATGAAATCTGGATCACCCATCACCATTGGGATCACGTCGACGGGGTCGCGGATCTCAAGGAGGCAACCGGCGCCGTGGTCAAGGGCAGTCCCAAAGACGCCCCGAAGATGCCGCCACTGGATGAGGTCTTGCCACAAGAGGGGCAATTCACCTTTGCCGGCGCACAGATCAACGTGTTGTTCGTCCCCGGCCATGCCAACGGCCATATCGCCTTTCACATCCCCGCCGCCGAAGCGCTCTTTTCCGGCGACAGCCTGATGGCGCTCGGCTGTGGCCGGTTGCTTGAGGGCACGGCCCAACAGATGTGGGACAGCCTGCAAAAGCTGGCTGCGCTGCCCGCCGACACGGCGGTCTATTCGGGACATGAATACACATTGGGCAACGCACGCTTTGCTCTGAGCATCGATCCCGACAACGCCGCACTTCAGGCGCGCGCGGCAGCGATCACAGCGGCACGCGAGGCTGACCGCCCAACCGTGCCCTCAACGTTGAGCGAAGAACTGGCGACCAATCCCTTCCTGCGCGCAGGCCTGCCCGAGCTGAAAGCGCAACTGGGTCTCCCGGAAGCCAGCGACGTTGCGGTTTTCGCAGAAATTCGCCAGCGCAAGGATCGTTTCTGACGCGCCCGACGCCCCTTGTAATCCTGTCAAGTCGCCATAGATCTCTTACAGAAAAAGTGACGAAACCCGGCCCGAAACCGCACAAAACTTGGTGCCTCACAAAAAAGTAGGCGAGTTTGGTAACTTTTTCCTTGAAGCCTACGCGTTTCAATCGAAGTTTAAAGGTATCAGGCCACGGTTTTGGTTGCGGGGCCACGCGATACGCCCCCCCTCCAGACCCCGAATGCGAAGGAGCACAGTAGACGTGCCATCATTTTCGAACACCCTTGAGCAAGCCATTCACGCGGCTCTGGCGCTGGCAAATTCCCGTCGTCATGAACTCGCAACACTGGAACATCTGCTACTCGCCCTAATCGACGAGCCCGACGCGGCGCGCGTGATGCAGGCCTGTAACGTTGAGCTTGAGGAGTTGCGAAAAACGCTGCTGGATTACATCGAAGACGACCTGTCCACGTTGGTGACAGATGTGGAAGGCTCGGAAGCGGTGCCAACAGCGTCGTTCCAGCGCGTCATTCAGCGCGCCGCGATCCATGTTCAATCCTCCGGCCGCACCGAAGTGACCGGGGCCAATGTGCTGGTGGCGATCTTTGCCGAACGCGAATCCAATGCCGCCTATTTCCTGCAGGAACAGGACATGACGCGCTATGACGCGGTGAATTTCATCGCCCATGGTGTGGCGAAGGACCCTGCATTCGGCGAACAACGCCCTATCACCGGTGCAGACCAGCCCGAGGAAGAACATGAAGCTCAGGCGGCGCAGCCCGGTGGCGAGGACAAGGAATCCGCGCTGGCCAAATATTGCGTGGACCTGAACAAGAAAGCGATGAAGGGCGACGTCGATCCGCTGATCGGACGCGCCCATGAGGTGGAGCGCTGCATTCAGGTGCTCTGCCGCCGCCGCAAGAACAACCCGCTGCTGGTGGGCGATCCCGGTGTCGGCAAGACCGCCATCGCCGAAGGTCTCGCCAAAAAGATCGTCGATGGCGAAACACCCGACGTGCTGGCAGAATCCACCATCTATTCGCTCGATATGGGCGCGCTTCTGGCGGGCACCCGCTATCGGGGCGACTTCGAAGAGCGGTTGAAAGCGGTGGTCAAGGAGCTTGAGGATCATCCCGACGCGATCCTGTTCATCGACGAAATCCACACCGTGATCGGCGCCGGTGCCACCTCCGGTGGCGCGATGGATGCCTCCAACCTGCTGAAACCCGCGCTGCAGGGCGGCAAGCTGCGTTGCATGGGCTCCACCACCTACAAGGAGTTCCGCCAGCATTTCGAAAAGGACCGCGCCCTGTCGCGTCGGTTCCAGAAAATCGACGTAAACGAACCGACCGTGGACGACGCGGTGAAGATTCTGCAGGGGCTGAAACCCTATTTCGAGGAACACCACGACATCCGCTATACTCACGACGCGATCAAGACCGCCGTGGAACTCTCGGCGCGTTACATCCATGATCGCAAGCTTCCCGACAAAGCCATTGATGTGATCGACGAAGCGGGCGCCGCCCAGCATCTGGTTGCCGAAAGCCGTCGCCGCAAAACCATCGGCCCGAAAGAGATCGAGGCCGTCGTGGCTAAGATCGCACGTATCCCGCCCAAGAACGTCTCCAAGGATGATGCGGAGGTGCTCAAGGATCTGGAAAGCACGCTCAAACGTGTGGTCTTCGGTCAGAACAAGGCGATCGAAACCCTGTCCTCGGCGATCAAACTCGCCCGTGCAGGGCTGCGAGAACCGGAAAAACCCATCGGCAACTACCTGTTTGCCGGGCCCACCGGTGTGGGCAAAACCGAAGTGGCCAAACAGCTCGCGGACACGCTGGGCGTGGAACTGCTGCGCTTCGATATGTCGGAATACATGGAGAAACACGCCGTGTCCCGCCTGATCGGGGCCCCTCCGGGCTATGTCGGTTTCGATCAGGGCGGTCTGCTAACCGATGGCGTCGACCAGCACCCGCATTGTGTACTGCTGCTCGATGAAATCGAAAAGGCGCACCCGGATGTCTACAACATCCTGTTGCAGGTGATGGACAACGGCAAACTGACCGACCACAACGGCCGGACCGTGGATTTCCGCAACGTGATCCTGATCATGACCTCCAACGCAGGGGCCGCGGAACAGGCGAAAGAGGCCATCGGCTTTGGCCGGGATCGCCGGACCGGCGAAGATACCGCCGCCATTGAACGCACCTTCACGCCGGAGTTCCGCAACCGTCTGGACGCCGTGGTGTCCTTTGCCCCGCTGCCGAAAGAGGTGATCTTGCAGGTTGTCGAGAAATTCGTGCTGCAACTTGAGGCCCAGCTCATGGACCGCAATGTGCATATCGAACTGACCCGCCCCGCCGCCGAGTGGCTGGCCGACAAGGGTTATGATGACAAGATGGGCGCACGTCCGCTGGGCCGCGTCATTCAGGAGCACATCAAGAAGCCGCTGGCAGAGGAGCTGCTCTTTGGCAAGCTGTCGAAAGGCGGCGTGGTCCAGGTTGGCGTCAAGGACGGCAACATCGACCTGCGGGTCGAAGAACCCGGCGCCCCGCGGATTGGCAGCCGCAAGAAGCCCCCGCTTCTGACGGCGGAATAAGCCAGTTCAGACCATACACACGAAAGCCCCGCCACTGGCGGGGCTTTTTTCATGAAAACGTGGAGAGGACAGAGCCAGCGTTTCATAGCCGCATCATTTTTCGGTCAGCTTCAGTTCGATCCGACGGTTGAGCGCCAGGATTTCAGGACTATCCCCGATGGCCACCGGTTGATACTCTCCAAACCCCGCCGCCAGCAGACGATCCGGCGGAAAGCCAAGCTGCTGCGACATATACCGCACCACCGACAGCGCCCGCGCCTGCGACAGCTCCCAGTTGTCACGATATTCTCCGGTGCCCGACAACGGCGTCTTGTCGGTATGACCGTCGACCCGGATCACCCAGTTGAGCTCCGGCGGGATCTCCTTGGCAACCTCGGACAAGGTGCGGGCCACACGTGCGATCTGCGCCTTGCCCTCCTCCCCCAGCTCCGCCGAGGCCGGCTCGAACAGAACTTCCGACGAAAAGACGAAACGGTCGCCAACGATGCGCACCCCTTCGCGGTCGCCCAAAATATCGCGCAGCCGTCCAAAGAATTCCGACCGGTAATTTTCCAGCGTCTTGGCTTCTTCTTCAAGCCGCGCGCGTTCCGCCGCCTCAAGTTCGGCGCGCCGCCGTTCTTCGGCAGCCACCTGAGCCAGCGCCGTGTTTAGCTGCGCGGTCAGACTGTCGATCTGCACCTGATTCTCGCTGTCGCGCGCCGTCCAGGCGTCCAGCGTGGTTTGCAGTGACGACAGTTGATTGCGCAGCTCCGTCACCTGCGCGTTCAACAAGGCCACCCGGCGCGCACTTTCAGCAGATTGAGCCTGTTCCGCCGACAGGGCTTCTTGTGCGGTGGCCAGAAGCGCGGCTTGCTTTTCCGCGGCACTCATCTGGGTCTCAAGCTGTCCCTGCAACTGATCCCGCGCCGCCCGTGCCGCAGCCAGCAGGGTCAGGGTCTCCTCCGCCTCCTTGCGGGCTTCTTCCAGAGCCAGCGACATCGCCGTCAGATCGTCCGAAGAATTCGCCATGCGATCCTGCAACGCCTTCAATGCGGCGGCATCGGCCAGCCGCGCCTGTTCGGCTTCGCTCATCTCCTCTTCGGCCGCATCGGCACGAGCGATGGCCGCCGAAAGGGCGTCCTCCCGGTCGCTGGCCTGTGATTTCAGATCGTCGATCAGCGCCTGCAGGGCCTCGCGGCGGGCCGCCGCCAGTCGCGCCTCTTCGCTGGCCGCATCAATCTCGTCACGCGCCTTGGCCAACGCCAGCTGCATGGCCTCCTGATCCGTGATCAGTCTGGCCTTCGCCGCTTCCAAGTCCTCGATCTGCGCGGCCAGCTCTGTGCCCTCGGCCACGGCGGCGTCGCGTTGCGCCAAAAGGCTGGCCACCTGCTCCTCAAACGAAGCAATTCGCGCCGCTTGCGCAGAGGTTTCCGCCTGCAGGCTGTCGATCTGTGCCTGCTGCTGTTCTGCCGTGGCACGCGCCGCGCTCAAGGTCGCGCGCAATGTGCCCAGCTGCCCCTCAAGCCCCGCGCTTTTCTGCTGCTCCAGCCCCAGCGCGGTGGCCAGAGCCGTCACCTCAGAGGTCAAGGCATCGAGTTCGTGTTCCTGCCCCGAAATCGTATCGCGCAACATCGACTGCACCACCATGAAGATGGTCAGCACGAACATCAACACCAGCAACAGCGCGGTCATCGCATCCACGAAGCCCGGCCAGATTGAGGCGGACATACGTTGGGAAGACCGTCGCAGCACCGCCATGTCAGTCCCCCTGCGCCTCGCCGAGGCTGCGCAACACGCGGGTCAGTTCGGCAATCTCGGAGCGCAGTTCAGAGGTGCTTTCCTGACGTCCCGCCGACAGTTCTTCGAGAATGCGCAAAAGCTGCACGTCGATGGAGCGCAGACGCATCCGGCTTTCGGCGTCCAGATGTTCGCTGCCTGCAACCTCGCGCCCCTGCAACACATCGATCAACCGGTCCTGCCCTTCGGCCACCCGTGCCAGCACCTGCGCCGTGTCGTGATCGCGTTCGAGCCGGTTCACCACCTTGTCCATCGACTGCGCCAGCTGCATCAAACGGGTGTCGAGTTCCGTACGCGACGCATTGGTCTTGGCGAAAATATCCTGCAACTGGTCCATTTGCTGGCTCATGTGGTCAAGCACCGCCGCCGCGCCCGACAGATCGCCACCCTCCCCGTCAGAGGCCGAAAATCCGATCCGGG containing:
- the gloB gene encoding hydroxyacylglutathione hydrolase, yielding MLEIVTVPALEVFDNYYFLIHDTDSGRTAAVDCGGAAPVLRVLGERGWSLDEIWITHHHWDHVDGVADLKEATGAVVKGSPKDAPKMPPLDEVLPQEGQFTFAGAQINVLFVPGHANGHIAFHIPAAEALFSGDSLMALGCGRLLEGTAQQMWDSLQKLAALPADTAVYSGHEYTLGNARFALSIDPDNAALQARAAAITAAREADRPTVPSTLSEELATNPFLRAGLPELKAQLGLPEASDVAVFAEIRQRKDRF
- the clpA gene encoding ATP-dependent Clp protease ATP-binding subunit ClpA — translated: MPSFSNTLEQAIHAALALANSRRHELATLEHLLLALIDEPDAARVMQACNVELEELRKTLLDYIEDDLSTLVTDVEGSEAVPTASFQRVIQRAAIHVQSSGRTEVTGANVLVAIFAERESNAAYFLQEQDMTRYDAVNFIAHGVAKDPAFGEQRPITGADQPEEEHEAQAAQPGGEDKESALAKYCVDLNKKAMKGDVDPLIGRAHEVERCIQVLCRRRKNNPLLVGDPGVGKTAIAEGLAKKIVDGETPDVLAESTIYSLDMGALLAGTRYRGDFEERLKAVVKELEDHPDAILFIDEIHTVIGAGATSGGAMDASNLLKPALQGGKLRCMGSTTYKEFRQHFEKDRALSRRFQKIDVNEPTVDDAVKILQGLKPYFEEHHDIRYTHDAIKTAVELSARYIHDRKLPDKAIDVIDEAGAAQHLVAESRRRKTIGPKEIEAVVAKIARIPPKNVSKDDAEVLKDLESTLKRVVFGQNKAIETLSSAIKLARAGLREPEKPIGNYLFAGPTGVGKTEVAKQLADTLGVELLRFDMSEYMEKHAVSRLIGAPPGYVGFDQGGLLTDGVDQHPHCVLLLDEIEKAHPDVYNILLQVMDNGKLTDHNGRTVDFRNVILIMTSNAGAAEQAKEAIGFGRDRRTGEDTAAIERTFTPEFRNRLDAVVSFAPLPKEVILQVVEKFVLQLEAQLMDRNVHIELTRPAAEWLADKGYDDKMGARPLGRVIQEHIKKPLAEELLFGKLSKGGVVQVGVKDGNIDLRVEEPGAPRIGSRKKPPLLTAE
- a CDS encoding peptidoglycan -binding protein; the protein is MAVLRRSSQRMSASIWPGFVDAMTALLLVLMFVLTIFMVVQSMLRDTISGQEHELDALTSEVTALATALGLEQQKSAGLEGQLGTLRATLSAARATAEQQQAQIDSLQAETSAQAARIASFEEQVASLLAQRDAAVAEGTELAAQIEDLEAAKARLITDQEAMQLALAKARDEIDAASEEARLAAARREALQALIDDLKSQASDREDALSAAIARADAAEEEMSEAEQARLADAAALKALQDRMANSSDDLTAMSLALEEARKEAEETLTLLAAARAARDQLQGQLETQMSAAEKQAALLATAQEALSAEQAQSAESARRVALLNAQVTELRNQLSSLQTTLDAWTARDSENQVQIDSLTAQLNTALAQVAAEERRRAELEAAERARLEEEAKTLENYRSEFFGRLRDILGDREGVRIVGDRFVFSSEVLFEPASAELGEEGKAQIARVARTLSEVAKEIPPELNWVIRVDGHTDKTPLSGTGEYRDNWELSQARALSVVRYMSQQLGFPPDRLLAAGFGEYQPVAIGDSPEILALNRRIELKLTEK